TCCTTCAATGGTGAACAGGCTCTGAATAAAAAAGCTTGGGCGTTGCAAGGGCTGTAAGCCACCTTGAGCGTTCTGATCCACGCACATAGTGTGGTCAGCAGCTAGGAGTAACGGAATTGGGTGTGGTTTTGAATCTTGACGGGAAAACGAAGCGGGAAGGATCGGTTCAGCCACTGGTCGATCTGACAAAGGCTGATATGGGTCGTGTAAACGAACTGATCCTGTCACGCGCCGGCTCCGATGTTGAGATGATCCCGGAGGTGGCAAACCACCTGATTTCATCCGGCGGCAAGCGCCTGCGCCCGATGATGACACTCGCAAGTGCACGCATGTTTGGCTATGAAGGCGATGGCCACGTCCGTCTCGCCACTGCTGTCGAATTTATGCACACAGCAACGCTGCTCCATGATGATGTGGTCGATGAAAGCGATCTGCGTCGCGGCAAAAGCACCGCACGCATGATCTGGGGCAATCAGGCAAGTGTTCTCGTTGGCGACTTTCTGCTTGGTCAGGCGTTCAAAATGATGGTCGATGTCGGCTCGCTCGACGCGCTTGATGTGCTTGCAACTTCTGCTTCGGTCATTGCCGAAGGTGAAGTCATGCAGCTTGCTGCCGCCAAGAATATGGAAACCTCCGAAGACGAATATCTGGCAGTGATCAAAGCAAAGACTGCGGCGCTGTTTTCGGCTGCTGCGGAAGTTGGTCCGATCATCGCGGATGCAAAGCCGTCGGATCGTACAGCCCTTCGTGATTATGGCCTTTACCTCGGCCTTGCGTTCCAGCTCGTTGACGATGCACTTGATTACGGCGGCTCGGCTGCTGATCTTGGCAAGAACACAGGCGATGATTTCCGCGAAGGCAAGATTACACTGCCAGTTATCCTGAGCTATCGTCATGGCTCTGATGAAGAGCGCGCTTTCTGGAAGCAGGCTATCGAAGAAGGTGCGAGTGATGACGCATCGCTCGAAAAGGCTATTGGCTTCATGCTGAAGCACGGCGCTATTGCGGAAACCGTTCAGCGCGCACGTGACTTTGGTGAAATGGCCCGCGATGCTTTGGCCCCATTGAAGGCGTCTTCTGAAAAGGATGCACTGATTGAAGTCATCGACTTCTGCATCAGCCGGGTGAATTAAGAACATTGTTAAAGTTTAAGAAAAGCATCCTTCACGGATGCTTTTCTTGCGCTTGGACCCCAAAAAGGCCATGCTTGAAGTTCCTCTGAGTAGGGGTGCTTATACGGAATCGGAAAGAGGACTGGGCTTTATGCGGCAGGGATCTAAACGTCGTCCGCTTTACGGATTGCTTCTTCTGGCTTTGGCTGGAGTGGCGATGCCGTCCAATGCGGCACTGGCTAAAACGAGTATAGATCCGGCCCCGCAAGTCCGCGCGGGTTCTTTTGCAGGCGCTTATCTTGCTGCGCTTACAGCTGAATCTGACAACAATATTTCCGCAGCTGTGGATTTTTATCGGCAGGCTATGGCTTTTGATCCAAGCAATGATCTTATCAAGCAAAATTTGCTGCTGGCATTGCTCACCGAAGGTCGTTTCAAAGAAGCATTGCCCATTGCTGAAGAGCTGAAAGATCAGCCAGAGATTGAGCGCTTTTCTCGCGTCGCGCTGGCGATTGATGCGATTTCCAAAAATCAGTATCGCAAGGCCGAGCCATTGCTGATGCTCTCGGTGAAGTCCGATATGGACGAACTCGCGACCGACCTTATCGGCGCATGGGTGAAGGTCGGGCAGGGAAACGCAAAAGAAGCGCTTTCCGATGTCGTCAATATCAAAGGGCCGGAATGGTACAATCTGTTTCGCATCTATAATGCCGCAATGATTGCCGATGTTGCAGGTCTGAGGCAGGATGCGCGAAACTATTACCAGCAGGCGGTTGATGATCGTGCGGGTGGCGCTGCGGCTCCGGATACTTACGAACGTATTGTCATGTCTTACGCCTCATTTTTGTTGCGTCGCGGCGACAGGGCAGGGGCTATCAAGCTGCTCAAAGACGCTGAAGAAGTCCTCAACGGTCGGATCACCATCACCGCATTGCGTGAAAAGCTTGAGGACGGCCAGAGACATCGCCGTCTCGTTAACAATGCGCAGCAGGGCGTTGGCGAAGTGCTTTATACGCTTGGCACCGCGATCAATCGCGGTGGCGCAGAAGCTTTTGCCAAGCTTTATCTGCAAATGTCGTTGCCATTGCGCCCGGACAACGACGCCACGCTTTATCAGCTTGGTGATATTTCGGCCAAGTTGCGCCAGCCAGAACAGGCTGTTCGATATTATGCGCGTGTGCCGGAATGGTCACCTTACCGGCGCGATGCCGAGATGCAGCGCGCGCTCAATCTCGCTGAAAATGAAAAGACTGGCGATGCAATCGGCCAGCTTAAAACGCTGCTAAAGCGCGATAAGACGGATATCCGTACCTATCTTGCATTGGGCGGCGTCTATGCGCAGGATAAGAATTTTGCCGATGCTGCAAAAATCTATGATGCGGCTGTTGAGCAAATTGATAAGCCTGAGCGCAAGGATTGGCCGGTTTTCTATCAGCGCGGCATCGCACATGAACGGCTGAAAGAATGGGATCAGGCGGAGCCAAATTTCCGCAAGGCGCTGGAGCTTTATCCTGACCAGCCACAGGTGCTCAATTATCTTGGCTATTCGTGGGTGGATCGCGGTGAAAACCTTGATGAAGCTTTGGGCATGATCAAGAAGGCCGTAGAGCTCCGTCCGCAGGATGGCTATATCGTCGATTCGCTTGGTTGGGCTTATTACAAGCTGGGCCGTTATCCGGAAGCAGTCGTTGAGCTTGAAAAAGCCGTGAAATTGCGCCCGGAAGACCCGACGATCAACGATCATCTTGGCGATGCTTACTGGCGGACGGATCGTCAGCTGGAAGCGACGTTCCAATGGAACCATGCCATTGCTGGCAAGCCTGAGCCGGAAGAACTGATCAAGATCGAAGAAAAGCTGAAAAAGGGCCTGGCGCCGGATCCGAACCCTTCTGAGGCGCGGGTTCAGGATAAGAGCCTTACCCCGGCAAAGACGCCCGAAAGCAAAACCGAATAGTTTTCAAGCCCGGAAGTCTTATCGATTTCCGGGCCGTTTTGAATGCTGATGAATTTGATCCATTAAAGCTCACAAAGTATGGCGTCATAATAACTTTGCCTTCTTTTAACAAACCTTGAGCTGTAGTGATGTTCCATATGTTGACGTGATAAAGCTTCACTTTTTGGCCTGTAATGGCTCCATGATCCCGGATCGTCCACCCATGGAGCATTTGCGGGCTGTCCGTTCCTCCAAAATTGTACAGATTTTTGCACTTTGGGATCGTGTCTATTGCGATATATCCAGCGTAGCTCAGAGCCAGATACGGAATCTGCGTCAGAATATCCCTGTCGAAAATAAAAATTTTTATTTATGACCATATCCATATTAATGTCATCTAGTATATAATGGACAGTATTTCCATTTTCCTTCGCCCAGTTGATACCTGCTTTGCACTTTCTGGAAAAGTATGTATTTCTGTCAAAGCTTTGACTAAAGGGGTTGGTATTTTCTAAAATATTTCTATATTTAGAATGATTGCGTACACTTATTTCAAAGCTCTCCGAAGAATTTATGTCAGGCTGAACATATCTGTTACTATATAATCTATCTACCGAGTTAAATCTATATTGATCTATTATACTTACATTTAATTGAGGGTTTGAGCCTCTGAATTGGATGTTGTTGTATATATAATTACCCCTTTGTTTTCTCATGCCATAAATCAAGTCGCCACTTTTAAATCCTATATTATTTATGGTGAGAGGTTGGTAATATGTGGTTGTATAATTATTTATAGAGTTATAATAGTCTCTCAAATAATCAAAATATAGTCTCATGTTTATTTTTCCGTTAAATTATATAAATATCTATTATATGCCTTGATTTGCAAACTGACAAAGATATCAATCGCATCTTCCATTTAACTATTTTGTCCGATGTGAAGATTTCGTCTTTCACTACGCATTTTTCAAAATGCCTATCATTGAAGCATGGAGAGCGCAGCGCAGCTTTATCGCTCTCTTCAGCGATCAAATGTCATGCTTGACCGTGGCAGGCGGACAAATTAGACCGGGCCAATCATTTCAATAACAAGGCCTGACCCCGTGTCCAGTACGTTGCCAGCACATATGCACCCCACCCGTTCCTTTCAGGGTCTGATCCTGACGCTCCATAACTATTGGGCGGAACACGGTTGCGCTATTTTGCAGCCTTACGACATGGAAGTGGGGGCGGGGACATTCCACCCTGCCACCACATTGCGTTCGCTCGGGCCGAAGCCTTGGAAAGCGGCCTATGTGCAGCCGTCGCGCCGCCCGAAAGATGGTCGCTATGGTGAAAATCCAAACCGCTTGCAGCATTATTACCAGTATCAGGTGATCATTAAGCCATCGCCGCCGAACCTTCAGGATCTTTATCTTGGTTCGCTGCGCGCGATCGGTCTTGATCCGACACTGCATGATGTACGCTTTGTGGAAGACGACTGGGAAAGCCCAACGCTTGGTGCATGGGGTCTTGGCTGGGAATGCTGGTGTGACGGCATGGAAGTGTCACAGTTCACTTACTTCCAGCAAGTCTGCGGCATTGAATGCTCGCCGGTTGCCGGTGAGCTGACCTATGGTCTTGAACGCCTCGCAATGTATGTGCAGGGCGTGGACAATGTCTATGACCTCAACTTCAATGGTCTCGAAGGCGAAGAAAAAGTCACCTATGGCGACGTTTTCCTGCAAGCTGAGCAGGAATATTCCCGCTACAATTTCGAAATGGCGAACACCGAAATCCTGCATCAGCATTTTATCGACGCAGAGCGCGAATGCGAAGCCATTCTGAAGGCAGGTGCATCACAAGAGGCGGGGAGTGCCGGAGGCACGACAGGGAACGTACACAAGTGCGTTTTCCCGGCCTATGACCAGTGCATCAAGGCATCGCACGTTTTCAACTTGATGGATGCGCGTGGCGTGATCTCGGTGACTGAACGTCAGAGCTATATTCTGCGCGTGCGCAATCTTGCGCGTCAGTGCGGCGAAGCATTTCTGCTGACTGAGGCTGGCGGCTTTAATTATAAAAAGAATTCTGATGCGGAAGGCGTAGTCTGATGCCTGATTTGTTGCTCGAACTTTTCTCGGAAGAGATCCCTGCTCGTATGCAGCGCAAGGCTGCCGGTGATTTCAAGAAGATGATCACCGATGGTCTGGTGGAAGCCGGTCTCACCTATGAGGCAACGACTGCCTATTGGACACCGCGTCGTCTGACACTCGATATTCGCGGCCTGACCGTACGCTCGAAAGACGTGCATGAAGATGTGAAAGGACCGTCGGTCACGGCACCTGAACAGGCGATTGCAGGCTTCCTGCGTAAAGCTGGTCTCTCGGATGTGTCGCAGGCGCATGTTCATTCCGATCCGAAAAAGGGTGACTTCTATGTCGCTCATTTGACGAAGCCGGGCCGCGCTGCCGAAGAAATCATCGCGGAACTCGTGCCGCAGGTGATCCGCAATTTCCCATGGCCAAAGTCGATGCGCTGGGGTGCTGCGTCTTCCAAGCCGGGTGCGCTTCGCTGGGTGCGTCCGCTGCAATCGATCCTCTGCACATTTGGTCCTGAAACCGAAGAAACCGTTGTGGTTGACTTCGAGGTTGATGGCATCAAATCGGGCAATGTCACCTATGGGCATCGTTTCTTAAGCGATGGTCAGGCGATCAAGGTGCGCCGTTTTGATGATTACGTCGATAAGCTTGAAAAAGCTTTCGTTGTGCTCGATGCCGAGCGCCGCAAGGAAATCATCTCGCAGGACGCGCATAATCTCGCCTTCGCTTCCGGTCTGGAACTGGTCGAGGATGCTGGCCTTCTTGAAGAAGTCTCTGGTCTGGTCGAATGGCCAGTCGTGCTGATGGGCGAATTTGAGGAAGAATTCCTCGCAATTCCGCCAGAGGTTATTCAGCTCACCATCCGCGTGAACCAGAAGTGCTTCGTCACCCGCAAGCAGGGTGAGACGGAAGCACTGTCGAACAAGTTCATTCTGGTGTCGAACATCGCTGCACGCGACGGCGGCACGGAAATCGCTTATGGTAACGGTAAGGTTGTGCGCGCACGCCTGTCCGATGCGCTCTATTTCTGGAACACCGATCAGCATGACCTGCCGGACCTCGAAAAGCTTTCAGCATCGGGTGAGAAGTTCGGCCTTGATCTGAAAAAGCCGCTTGATCAGCGCATGGCGCGCCTCGACAGCCTCAATGTCACTTTCCATGCCAAGCTTGGCACGCAAGGCGCACGCGTCGAACGTATCCGCGAACTCGCAAGTCAGATTGCACCGCTGGTCGGTGCCGATCCAAAGCTTGCAGGGCGTGCCGCTGTTCTGGCAAAAGCTGATCTGACCACGGAAGTTGTGGGCGAATTCCCTGAACTTCAGGGTGCAATGGGTCGTAAATATGCGCTTCTTCAGGGCGAAGACGAAGCCGTGGCGAGCGCTCTTGAAGAGCACTACAAGCCGCAGGGGCCATCTGATTTCGTGCCAAAGAATCCGGTTTCGGTTGCCGTCGCTCTGGCTGATAAGCTAGACACGCTGGTCGGCTTCTGGGCGATTGACGAAAAGCCAACCGGCTCGAAAGACCCGTTTGCGCTGCGTCGTGCAGCCTTGGGTGTGATCCGTCTGATCCTGTCGCAGGATTGGAAATTCCCGCTCTTGCCCCTTCTGCGCTCGGCTTATGCGTCGCTCAAAGAAGGTCAGGTTCAGCGTAAGCTGCGCGA
This genomic stretch from Brucella pseudogrignonensis harbors:
- a CDS encoding glycine--tRNA ligase subunit alpha, which produces MHPTRSFQGLILTLHNYWAEHGCAILQPYDMEVGAGTFHPATTLRSLGPKPWKAAYVQPSRRPKDGRYGENPNRLQHYYQYQVIIKPSPPNLQDLYLGSLRAIGLDPTLHDVRFVEDDWESPTLGAWGLGWECWCDGMEVSQFTYFQQVCGIECSPVAGELTYGLERLAMYVQGVDNVYDLNFNGLEGEEKVTYGDVFLQAEQEYSRYNFEMANTEILHQHFIDAERECEAILKAGASQEAGSAGGTTGNVHKCVFPAYDQCIKASHVFNLMDARGVISVTERQSYILRVRNLARQCGEAFLLTEAGGFNYKKNSDAEGVV
- a CDS encoding tetratricopeptide repeat protein — translated: MRQGSKRRPLYGLLLLALAGVAMPSNAALAKTSIDPAPQVRAGSFAGAYLAALTAESDNNISAAVDFYRQAMAFDPSNDLIKQNLLLALLTEGRFKEALPIAEELKDQPEIERFSRVALAIDAISKNQYRKAEPLLMLSVKSDMDELATDLIGAWVKVGQGNAKEALSDVVNIKGPEWYNLFRIYNAAMIADVAGLRQDARNYYQQAVDDRAGGAAAPDTYERIVMSYASFLLRRGDRAGAIKLLKDAEEVLNGRITITALREKLEDGQRHRRLVNNAQQGVGEVLYTLGTAINRGGAEAFAKLYLQMSLPLRPDNDATLYQLGDISAKLRQPEQAVRYYARVPEWSPYRRDAEMQRALNLAENEKTGDAIGQLKTLLKRDKTDIRTYLALGGVYAQDKNFADAAKIYDAAVEQIDKPERKDWPVFYQRGIAHERLKEWDQAEPNFRKALELYPDQPQVLNYLGYSWVDRGENLDEALGMIKKAVELRPQDGYIVDSLGWAYYKLGRYPEAVVELEKAVKLRPEDPTINDHLGDAYWRTDRQLEATFQWNHAIAGKPEPEELIKIEEKLKKGLAPDPNPSEARVQDKSLTPAKTPESKTE
- the glyS gene encoding glycine--tRNA ligase subunit beta, encoding MPDLLLELFSEEIPARMQRKAAGDFKKMITDGLVEAGLTYEATTAYWTPRRLTLDIRGLTVRSKDVHEDVKGPSVTAPEQAIAGFLRKAGLSDVSQAHVHSDPKKGDFYVAHLTKPGRAAEEIIAELVPQVIRNFPWPKSMRWGAASSKPGALRWVRPLQSILCTFGPETEETVVVDFEVDGIKSGNVTYGHRFLSDGQAIKVRRFDDYVDKLEKAFVVLDAERRKEIISQDAHNLAFASGLELVEDAGLLEEVSGLVEWPVVLMGEFEEEFLAIPPEVIQLTIRVNQKCFVTRKQGETEALSNKFILVSNIAARDGGTEIAYGNGKVVRARLSDALYFWNTDQHDLPDLEKLSASGEKFGLDLKKPLDQRMARLDSLNVTFHAKLGTQGARVERIRELASQIAPLVGADPKLAGRAAVLAKADLTTEVVGEFPELQGAMGRKYALLQGEDEAVASALEEHYKPQGPSDFVPKNPVSVAVALADKLDTLVGFWAIDEKPTGSKDPFALRRAALGVIRLILSQDWKFPLLPLLRSAYASLKEGQVQRKLREFEAKLASEKSGDVDGEQDVDNALRNLETRTRAEIEASAEPLLADLLSFLHDRFKVHLKDEGARYDAIDAVLTSDADNLLLVARRLEALIVFINEEDGKNLLAGTKRAANILAAEEKKGTKVAGSVDVALLKLDEEKALYAAVNLASTEAEEAIAREDFGGAMLALAKLRGPVDTFFEKVLVNDEDENVRANRLALLEQIRTATSTVADFSKIAG
- a CDS encoding polyprenyl synthetase family protein produces the protein MGVVLNLDGKTKREGSVQPLVDLTKADMGRVNELILSRAGSDVEMIPEVANHLISSGGKRLRPMMTLASARMFGYEGDGHVRLATAVEFMHTATLLHDDVVDESDLRRGKSTARMIWGNQASVLVGDFLLGQAFKMMVDVGSLDALDVLATSASVIAEGEVMQLAAAKNMETSEDEYLAVIKAKTAALFSAAAEVGPIIADAKPSDRTALRDYGLYLGLAFQLVDDALDYGGSAADLGKNTGDDFREGKITLPVILSYRHGSDEERAFWKQAIEEGASDDASLEKAIGFMLKHGAIAETVQRARDFGEMARDALAPLKASSEKDALIEVIDFCISRVN